Proteins encoded together in one Bacteroidales bacterium window:
- a CDS encoding ABC-F family ATP-binding cassette domain-containing protein → MFSINNITLEFPGQILFDSIGFVINSRDRIGLVGRNGAGKSTLLKILSNIETGYTGNVSFPKDKTIGYLVQERSFTSKKTVFEEAETAFENINSIISQIDKLNEELSKRTDYNSDDYISLSEKLFEVSEHLNILGGKNYHEQIEKVLKGLGFSREEMQRPMSEFSGGWQMRVELAKLLLQHPDLLLLDEPTNHLDIDSIYWLEVFLKTYQGAVVLVSHDRVLLDNVTTRTIEIQQGKIYDYPMPYSDYEIERQERIEQQSAELKKQQREIAHIEAFIERFRYKATKAKQVQSRIKQLKKLDEINIDVTDNSQIFFKFAPAKESGKIVVEAQQVTKSYGEKLVIKPTDFIIARNDRIAFVGQNGQGKSTLVKMITNQIDYQGDLKIGHNVKIGYFAQNQTELLNKNLTAYETLEEVADSENRPKLRNILGNFLFSGDDINKKVSVLSGGEKTRLAIAKILLEPVNFLILDEPTNHLDMVSKDILKNALLHFNGTLIIVSHDRDFLSGLSTRIFDFQNGNIRLLNLDINELMDLKEAENINLEKSNTQQTEVNNSVSKQKYLESKELEKEKRKIKKEISEIEENIDKIEKEISEIEMQLNNPEKINDVNSYNLLSIRYSECKDLLEKNMCDWENLVKKLNELES, encoded by the coding sequence ATGTTTTCAATTAACAATATTACATTAGAATTTCCCGGGCAAATTTTATTTGATTCAATTGGGTTTGTTATAAATTCACGAGATAGAATCGGCTTAGTAGGCAGAAATGGAGCTGGAAAATCAACATTGCTAAAAATATTATCAAATATTGAAACTGGTTACACCGGAAATGTTAGTTTCCCAAAAGACAAAACTATTGGTTATTTAGTGCAAGAAAGAAGCTTCACATCTAAAAAAACGGTATTTGAAGAAGCTGAAACTGCCTTTGAAAACATAAACAGCATAATATCTCAAATTGATAAACTTAACGAAGAACTTTCCAAACGCACAGATTACAATTCCGATGACTATATTTCATTGTCAGAAAAATTATTCGAAGTTTCAGAGCATTTGAATATTTTAGGTGGCAAAAACTATCATGAGCAAATAGAAAAAGTGCTAAAAGGCTTGGGATTTTCTCGCGAAGAAATGCAAAGACCAATGTCAGAGTTTAGTGGCGGCTGGCAAATGCGAGTTGAACTAGCAAAATTACTCCTACAACACCCCGATTTGCTCCTGCTCGACGAACCAACCAACCACCTTGACATAGACAGCATATACTGGCTAGAAGTTTTTTTAAAAACTTACCAAGGAGCTGTGGTGCTCGTTTCGCACGATAGAGTTTTATTAGATAATGTAACCACACGCACTATTGAAATTCAACAAGGCAAAATCTACGACTATCCAATGCCTTATTCAGATTATGAAATTGAAAGGCAAGAAAGAATTGAGCAGCAAAGTGCTGAGCTAAAAAAACAGCAACGCGAAATTGCTCATATAGAGGCTTTTATCGAACGCTTTAGATACAAAGCCACAAAAGCAAAGCAAGTACAATCCAGAATAAAACAACTAAAAAAACTTGACGAAATAAATATTGACGTTACTGATAATTCTCAAATATTCTTCAAGTTCGCACCAGCTAAAGAAAGTGGAAAAATAGTTGTTGAAGCACAACAAGTTACAAAGTCATACGGTGAAAAATTAGTTATTAAGCCAACTGATTTTATCATAGCTCGCAATGACAGAATAGCTTTTGTGGGACAAAACGGACAAGGAAAATCAACTTTGGTAAAAATGATTACCAATCAAATTGATTATCAAGGAGATTTAAAAATCGGGCATAATGTGAAAATTGGCTATTTCGCCCAAAATCAAACTGAATTACTAAATAAAAATTTAACTGCTTACGAAACATTAGAAGAAGTTGCTGATAGCGAAAACAGACCAAAGCTCAGAAATATTCTCGGGAACTTCTTATTTAGCGGCGACGATATAAATAAAAAAGTTTCAGTGCTTTCTGGAGGCGAAAAAACCAGATTAGCTATTGCCAAAATCTTGCTGGAACCTGTGAATTTTTTAATCCTTGACGAGCCTACAAACCACTTGGACATGGTGTCAAAGGACATTCTAAAAAATGCCCTTCTTCACTTCAATGGAACGCTTATTATTGTTTCTCATGACAGAGATTTTTTATCAGGACTTTCTACACGAATTTTCGATTTTCAAAATGGCAACATTAGACTTTTAAATTTGGACATTAATGAGCTAATGGACTTAAAAGAAGCTGAAAATATAAATTTAGAAAAAAGCAATACTCAACAAACAGAGGTAAATAACAGCGTTTCGAAACAAAAATATTTAGAAAGCAAAGAGTTAGAAAAAGAAAAAAGAAAAATTAAAAAAGAAATTTCCGAAATTGAAGAAAACATTGACAAAATTGAAAAGGAAATTTCCGAAATAGAAATGCAACTAAATAATCCAGAAAAAATTAATGATGTAAACAGCTACAACCTACTCTCAATCCGCTACTCCGAATGCAAAGATTTATTAGAAAAAAACATGTGCGATTGGGAAAATTTGGTAAAAAAGTTGAATGAGTTGGAAAGTTAA